TTCCAGTTCCTTCAAATCTCTGGTTTTTGCACATTGATCCTGTACTTTTGTAAACCTTGTTCTCCAGAGGTGTTGGTGTAAAAGTAAGAAAGCATGTTTCTGGATTTATCAAATGGATGTAAAATTCCCCATGAGAAGCACAGCCACAAGGGTCCAATCATCAGTGTCCTGTATTTTTCTaatgtaacaaaaaaaaagaatagtaCTTCATGAGAgtttaatatatgtatatgtgtgaaaAGATGGATATGATATAGACTAATGTGTGTATTGATCAATCATAGTTGACCAATCTTTTGGTGTTCTGTGCAAAGGACTGCTGCGCATACATGTCATGACTGGATTCACACAGAAAGATATATACTTTTGTTCCTGTTTAATCCGGTTTGAAAGATTATGAAGAGGTTCACTGTGCACAGGTCCACTTTTACGTGCAATCGTTTGTTGCAATCCATATGACATGTCGGGGAAACTATTAATGTGCAAAAAATACAGATTCTCTATGTGCCACAGtactgagaaaaaaatatatatgaaatgaataaaatttTAAAACTTGACTCATCTTTTGAAAGTGTTCTTTGTGCACTGCAATAGAGGACGatcacacaatcacaacatTCTTTTTTATTAAGTATATACATTTATGTACAAATAGTTTTGAAGAGGGATTTCATATCAACCAAGGTCTCAGAACAGACACCAGAGAGAAatacaaagtaacattaatcaagatttgttttgaatacacGCAGAGGGGGGAGGACACGCTGTCATGGTAACCTATCCCTGTCTTCTCTGTCCAGCACTTGAGAGGTTCTCCTCATTTCAGATGGTGTTGAGGAGCAGCTCCAGCGTCCTGACGACAGGCTCCCGATGTGCCTCTTCCTCCCCAAGGGCcagacaaatacatacacacatttaataCAGAGATGTACAAGTACACAAATATAAAAGCTTTATGTTAAATTTAAGAAAGGTCAGAATTTACTTCAGTTCAGTTGATCCAGAGCATGTGACTGTTATAAAACCAAAGCAAGGTCCAAAGTTATATGTTTATTTGCCTTCCCATCCATATGTTAGATTTTAGATTGAATTGAATATTTTCACATCTGTCTGCAGAGCACAGAGTTCAAGTACAATGAGGTGCAGGTGATTATTTGATCTCCAGTTTCAAACCACAAGAGAAAACCACACAAGGGCCCTCAGGACATTCATTCACCCTGCTTCATGAAGATAAGTTTAAATCTTAAAGCACAGGGGCAGTTCAGAGGGAAAGTTTTAAAGGGatatttaatttcctgttgtccAGTCGATTCATTTCCAGAAATGTTTCAAGGCCACTTTTACCAGAGGTTAGTTACTCTGTAGTGGAATGTGGGTAAAACTGATGATTATGCATAATATTACAGTACACTGAGAAATGTCCCTCAAAATTAAAACCATACGGTCACAATGCGATTGCTCCATTCCCAGCACAGAGTCCAATTAATTATATAaaacctttttgttttaaacattgCCACCACAGTGAATATTTATATAGTCATGTTAATATAAACTTCAGTGGACACCGTTATACTACATGAACACATACCATTTAAAACATGCAGATTTAATAAGGTAAAATAAGAAACCTTTAGGGGatattgaaaaaagaaacattaggAAATTTAAATATGCATTATAAACAAAGATACATATGAATACATTGAACAGTGAATTACACAATTTAACAAACTGCAGGGCATTTACATTTATGTTGTGCTCCTATCCCTAGACAGGAGCATAACAGAATTAAGCATTTCCTCATCCACATTTAATTTCTTCAATAATGGATTCTGGTTATAGACTCTCTTTTTTAAGTCCAGGTCAGATTCAGGAGGAGGTTAAAGGAGAAAGACACCATCACCTAGTCTCTCCCAGCAATGAACTAAAGCAAGTCTAAACTTTAAGAACTTTTTGGTAATTTGCGATCAAAATTGTTAAAATATTGTTCCAGCAGCAGCCATAGCTTTAACATAttgtaatggtaaatggtaaatggatttgtatttatatagcgcttttctagtctgatgatgaccactcaaagcgctttacagtacagtttcacattcacccattcatacacacagtcatacagtgcatctattcgcagcacttagttattctacggggggccattcagggttcagcgtcttgcccaaggacccttcggcatgcagatggttcagactggggatcgaaccgccgaccttcaggttggaggacgaccactctacccctcagccacagccgccctataTGGAATATAATGGAATGAGttcttgaaaaaaataaaaaataaaatgtctgacCATGTCTTAAACCCTCGATTCTACTTCGAAGATGGAAACAATTTAAAGAAGTGCCAAGTTGAGAAAAGTTACAATTTTAGTTGACCAAAAAAGTGATTAACATACAGTGATTCAATAGAGGTTTTCAATACAACAGTACATCCAAAGTCTCTTAATTGCATTGTGTTGGAACGCGTTATGTCCAATAGTGTCTTGTGGTATTGTGTGGTGAGTATTGTGTCCATGTGGTGCATCATGTTGTATGCGAAAAAATCTGAAGTTTCCTCCTGAAGAAAACTTCTTCTCCCATTCTCTCAGTTTCTATTTCGCTGCGTCGCGTCGCTTTTTCTGTGcgtgctttctttctttctttctttcgtaGAGTTCAGTTTGTTCTGCGTCTTTTTCTGCAGCTTGTGACCTGAAGATGCGTCAAGAAGACAAACTGCGGGAGAAGGAGCAAGCAGCGCGTCCACACGCAGGATATAGACTCCGTCACCAGCTGATCAGAAACACCTGGTCACACGGGTCACACACCTGGTCAGGGGGCGGGGCCTTCAGCTCATTGTTGGGGGGAGGCGGCGATAAACTAGCCTGATGTTGtaatactcataattctagtcagaatatgagtctgagaccgctccattgggctgtgattatggggcgtgtttcaaccaaaccaggaaaaaaaatgtctcttcgctcaattggatagacctacaaccaatcagagcaacgtagtatgtgacgtatgttgagcgacgcatagttgttgtcaacagaactcaactgcacGCACGCTGGAAGTAGAAGAggagcgctctttgatgacgtagatGATtgcgtaactgttgatcatctgtccatcatcgtataaagcccgccctgacaatttgattggtccgaacagcttctgttcggagataatttctccctAAAAGaacgactccagaccgaacttcctgaccgaaaatgttgtgggctGGGCTAAGTTTGTCTCGCACCCCGGCTAGCGATAAACATTTGTCAAGtgcaaatctttatttatatatatatatcaatagaCATCTTTATATGCCCACCAGCCTATGTATGCACAAAAGTAAAGAAGCATAACCcattaaatgatcaaataaagcTCATAAATTCACTATTGAGATTTTGTTTTATCAAACAAGCAGATCTCATATTtcactgtcagtgtgtgaaagTCCAGAACGGTATGAAGCCTTCCAGACACTGAACATATGCTACACTCTATTCATATCTTAATTTTAGAAATTAAATCTTCATTTATTTCCAAAATTATACAGAGAATTATACCACGGCAGCCATTTTACATGTGGTGAGAAAAAATAGTGTACTCAGATCCAAATTACTTTGAGTACGTTCATCTAAAATATTATAGAAATATTATCATCTACATATATTTGGTATAAAAACAGGCGATTTTAATGTAACCAGGCATTCTGTTACATAAATACACACCTGACTTTTGTAACGAAACCAAACGCCTTGAAAATCAGTATTCAACCCTGAGGTAAAACAGCAACAAGGTGCATTCGGTCCAATGTAAATGGATTCTATTGTGAGCTAGAATCAAAGCAACATGTCTGACACATCCTTTGTTAACTGACAAAGAGGTGCAACTGACCTGAGGTCAGAAACCACTGAGATCGCACTGAGGCAAATGACAGGGTGTTCGATCTTTCAAAACTTAAAAACACTTTATGTAGTATCTATAATTAGCACACTCATACTATGTAAACGAATATAGCTATCGTTACAGTGATGAGGGGGGAAACTCTCTGTTAAACCCAGGATGGGGGTCCGTACCACCCTGCCCACTCCCCATCCCCACCCCGTGAAATCCACCCCTGCACCCGATCACACCTGTACACATCTGGGGTCCGTTTCAGAGGACAGGTTAGATGAAAACTCATATTTGATGGAAACCTTTTAGTTTCAAACTCTGAGTCAGTTTCTATGGCAACATCCTCAGTGAAGTTAACCTGATCATTGGAAGGTTTTTCTTCCAGTCATCCAGAGTTTCTCCGGATCTTTACCTAAAGCTTCAGACTGAAGCGAGCTTTGACGAGGGCTTTTCAGTCAGAGACAAAACCTGATGCAGTCATTTCTGATGAATCCATCGCACAAACAGTAAATTCATCTGTTTGAATCCAGGCTGCTTTATTTCCTGTTAGTGCAAATACAGTACAGGagttaatatgttttaattcgGTTAAATAATCTGCCTGTACCTTTACTGATGTTGCACCAgttgtattttctatttgtgtCTTCAGCCTCCTGTGTTTGAAATTCTTTCCACCTTATACAGTTGCTTCACAGGAGCTACAGTTCAGTTTCACTCAGCTTCATTCTAATTTACTGTACGTTTAATCTGGACATGGGTTTACGCTAAACCGTTTAAAATAGTTAGTAAGAACAGAACAAGGAGAAAGCAtacctttaaaaaaatacttatttaagAGAGATTTATAAATAGATCAGGAGGATTTCAGGTGGATCTCCTCAGGGAGGTGGTTCCTCAGAGTGGGGGCATGAAGGCACGGCCACCTCTGGTCCTAAGGACTGTGGGGTGTACAGCAGGAACTTCACTGAGGACCTCAGGTTAAGACAAAAGATCTGAAACGATACTGAGGTGCAAGATTAGAATGAATGGGCCTTGAAAGTCAGTGATAAAATCTTCAAAtcaattctgcattttactgAAAGCCAATTAAGAGAAACTATATTCTGAGTAATATGCTTTTTGAGTAGATTTGGTGAGGAGTCTGGCTGGATGTTTTTTCTCAATTAAGAATTTgttaatatatgtatatgtgtgaaaAGGTGGATATGATATAGACTAATGTGTGTATTGCTCAATCCCAGTTTACCTAACTGTAGTGTCTTGTGCAAGAGACTGATGCGTATACGAGGCTGGATACACACAGGACATGTCATTTTCTAACTGTGCCCCAGATTCTCACAAAGATGAGATTCACACAGATAAAGATAATATTACTGTTCCTGTTTAATCCAGTTTGAAAGGCTATGAAGAGGTTTACTGTGCAAGGCTCCACTTTTACGTGCATTCGTTTGTTGCAATTATTATGTTGGGGAAACTATAAATGTGCAAAAGATACAGATTCTCTACGTGCCAGAGTACACTGAGAAAAAGTGACCATGAAATGAATACAATTTGCAAACCTAAAGCTTCTTTTGAAAGAGGCTGTTTGTTGTGCACCAGCAAATCCAGGAAGATCACACATATAATCACAACATTCCTATTTATTAACCAATATAGAATACATTTGTATGTACAAAAAGATTTGAAGAGGGATTTCATGTCAGAAAATACACCAGAGACAAATACAGAGTCAGTAAccttaatcaaaataaaaaataaagacactCAGAGTTTATGATTttaggggggggtggggaggacACGCTGTCATGGTAACCAATCCCTGTCTTCTCCGTCCAGCTCTCTCTCGAGGTTCTCCCTGTTTCTGAAGCTGTTGAGGAGCAGCTCCAGCGTCCTGACGACCGGCTGCATCCCGCTGCTGCCCAGAGCCCCCCCCACGCTGTGCCTCTTCCCAAAGCGGCCGATGGGTCTCACCCCACGCCCTACGTACCAGAACGGGTCTATCTCTGGACCTggaccacacagacacaagtacAGTCGTCATTAtatatcaaagaaaacatttaggtATAATGATGAAAAGACCAAAATGACTACCACAAACAAAATTATATCATGATGATGGGTACATTTTGTAGTGGACTAAAAGTAAAGATTACATGAAACATCAGATAGATAGAACATATGGACACTTTACCATCTTCAGCTTGATTATTCAGGTTTTTACATAGATTCTGATGCTTCAAAGTACTCTATATGGAGAATATTCATTTGAATGAGAATAAAGGGGATCCCAATGATTACTAGAACATTATTGACATATTTAgtgcaatatttattttaaataattccAACAATTTGGTTCATAGCTACTTTTGACATTGTGTATTTAAGGAAAACCAAGTTTATAGAAAATAGTATAGTAAAAAGCATTTACTCTTATATATAATCCCAATAACCACACAAGTTTTATGAATCACGACAAATAAGACGTCGAGCATCTCAAGtccattaatattaaaatgcagAAAATTATCCCTTGAGATTAAGACAGGGGTTTTAAAACCAGTAACTCAGTTGGGAAGTTTAATGGTAAAATGAGCATCAGTCAGTTAATTCCTACGAAAATGATAGGAATAGAAATGTAAAAGAGATAAAGAAGAGGAATATATTACAAGTGATAGTTGTTATGTCAGTCATCTCAGTCATCACATTCAGCAggttcttaaaaaaaaaaaaacccaaggTCTTACTTCTGTTGTCCACATTGTGAACGATGTGGAAGTCGTGCTCCACCGTGGTGCTGTGAGCGCCGCTGatgctggaggagaggaggaggagcagtgccAGGACTGCGGGCAGCCAGCGGCTCGTCAGGATACAGTGCCGGACATTAGCAGCTCTCCCAGGCAGCATAGTGTGGAGTCACTGAAGGcactgagagaggacagagggacagtggTCAGAACCACAGCTTTTAGAGGTTActcaaaacaagaagaaaacctGGAAAAAGCTAGAAGAGATATAATTAGAATTACAAATGTCTTTAGGATATGTCAGATTATTATGaatcaaatgtttaatatgAGAGGAAAAACTTAAATGCAGAGACTGTTATTCataagagatgaagaagaacatGAAGTTGGATGTAATCATTTAAGCCTCATTGCTAAGCAACAAAAACTCATATAATATTcagatatttagaaaaacacatcataataattattaactgatatttgtcattataaGTCCCAAAAGAAAGTATTTTATCATCATAAAATACTTAATATATTGTTATGCCCAATAGAAACTATAAGTCCCAAAATAAATATCATTGGCTATTCTACAGTAATCAATATTAAATTATAAGTACACAACCCCCTAATGATGTAGTATCGTACTTATAATTGTTAGAAATCCACTAAAAGTATCTAAGTAAAGCTAATAAATTGAATACAAAACTTAATGTACTATCATAACCAATTTAAACTCATATTTGTCATTATAAGTCCCATTAGAAATACAAAGCCCATACAGTCTAGGAAATCAATGTCATATAAGATTAATTATCAACACCAATCATCTAAATACATAACTTAATGAACTACCTTTACTTATACTTGTCATTATAAGACCCAAAAGAAACATCACTGGCAATTTAACAGTCTGtcaatattatataatacacAGATGATGAAGTCACATAGATATAGTTCTTAAAAATCCACCTGAAATGTCTAAATATCATAAAACAATCATCAAATTCCCAGCTGGATGTAGCCTAGAAGGTAAACATGTATAAATTATATAACTATATCATATAATCTCTGAGCAGCATCATCTTACCCTGGACTTTGGTAACAGGCTGAGGTTAGGTGGCGGAGGTCTCCAGTGGTTATTGTTGAGCAGGTATGATCCAGCTTATATATCCTTGCTGCCCATGAGGTTGTTGGATGATGAATCAAGAAcgtcagtcacacacagtcatccCAGACCTACAGGATGCAtcacccacctcctcctcctcgcatCCTCCCACTCCTtaaccccccctcacccctcagACAGAAGACGGCAGCTTTTTGGAGTTTTCCTGATGTCCGTCACGTAGCAGAGTAGTCCATCAGGGAGTCACTGACACACGGACGACTTTGAATTAGTGAGCATGGGGAGACCCAGCGGCTCAAGTGGGTCGGTCAGACAATGACTATGGTGGGTGGTTTGTGATGAGTCTTTCATCATTCCGCTTGATTACAAAGGGACCAGCCAGCACCCAATCAGCtactgcaaaagaaaaaacacctcAGTGTGTTCTTGGACACACTGTCAGCTGCACATTTTTCTTTTGGCCCTAAAAATAGATTAAATCTTACATTTGGGTACATTTTCATGCGTAATCAAAAATGATCTCAttgctggaaaacaaaacaaagacaaaatataaTAAGTGGAAAGGTTAAATGGGAAATTATCTATTATGATTCAATGTCTGTGCGTACATTTTGTCTTTCTTCCGATAGCGTTCACATTTAGGAAAATGTTGGTAGAAAACAGAATTAAAAAAGACTAAATgtaaggaagaagaaagagactAAACATTTTGTCctccttaaaataaataaataagtttgtCATCAACAACACCTTTGGGAAATGTTGGTGCATAATGAAAAATTATCTCATTGctagaaaattaaaaaagtaaatacaatGATGAAAAGAACAAATTTACTACCAATATTAATATCTGTTGGTACATTTTGTCTTCCTTAAAATGAACGTATACATTTTAACACGAAAATTTAAAGATGTTCTTGAAAATAAGATAGCAAAAAAAGGTCTGAGGCAATCTGTGGTAAATTATTTAAAcaatgtgtatgtatatgttttGAACGCTCACTAGTGGTTGCATCTACTTTCACTTTTTCTCTTCAAAACTCACAGGACACGATTTTGACATAAAAACAGCACCCGGCACTAAACTGAAATACAATATAGCTGGAACGGTTAGTGACAGAAAAACGCACGGCATAAAACAGACTGAGGAAGGAGGTGGAAGCTATAAATGTCACACATGTCACCGGTACCTGTGCGGAGAAGAGACAGCGATGACTCACAAGTGAGAGGTTAGGCTGAGAAGGATTTCagacactgttgtgttgttcaaATGTAAAGTTGCCTTTGGGCCAGACAACAAAAAGTGTAAAGGTCAAAACATGTGATGTCAAACATAGCCGATGTGGTCAGAACATACAGCAAAGGTTTGGGAGGGGGATCTGTTCCTCTCAGTTTAAAGattggagttttttttattgagggACTTAATTCTAATTCATTCTGgagagaacaaaaaacaaaaatagttCCTTACATGGCACCTTTACGAAgccaaataaatataaataaacataaatgtttGGGGTATTTGGAAGTTAattcaattgtttttttaaacctaaACTGAGCTCAACTATTTGCTACTTTTGTTTGGCTTTTATAAGAGTATATTGAAAACCTTTGGGTTTTGTAGCAGGTCTTATGACACTAGTTTTCACTGTGGTACATAGTGATAAGAATTTTCCACtattttacagacatttcagaGAAATTCACAAAGTTGTCCCGATCTGATCATTCCTTTCATTATATACTGCATAAACTCTCATTCATGCTTTTGTCTCCAGCATCTACAATCAATCAACGCCTACAACTTGGCTATGGTTCTTACAAGAACTCTAAAATGTGTGCATATCATATCCCCTCTCTGTTTATGAGTGGATATGATGCAGGTGGTGATCTCCATCCTCGGGGCAATACTTTAGTTCTCCTGCACAAACAATTCGTCATAGACTGTGATCAGATTGTACAACA
The genomic region above belongs to Limanda limanda chromosome 20, fLimLim1.1, whole genome shotgun sequence and contains:
- the prlh2 gene encoding prolactin releasing hormone 2, with amino-acid sequence MLPGRAANVRHCILTSRWLPAVLALLLLLSSSISGAHSTTVEHDFHIVHNVDNRSPEIDPFWYVGRGVRPIGRFGKRHSVGGALGSSGMQPVVRTLELLLNSFRNRENLERELDGEDRDWLP